One Edaphobacter flagellatus genomic region harbors:
- a CDS encoding DUF5666 domain-containing protein, whose protein sequence is MEPVAFAQASAASPATRQIGTVKALSGNTLTLAADGGAQVSVTVADGAKILQLAPGSTDLKAAQQITLGDITVGDRVLVTGKGADDGSFAAARVILMKSADIAQKNEQEKADWQRRGSGGLVSAVSGSTITVTSGSKKISVETSGTTKFRRYAADSVKFEDAKPGTLAQIQAGDQLRVRGDKSDDGTTIQAEEIVSGSFKNLSGTLATVNAASGTLTLKDLATKKMVTVNVTSNSDLRKLPPEMAARFAARERGGAAAGANAVGGAKPQGGGAAAPGGAASAGSSAGRGPGGPAGPGGPGGAGRGGDLSQMLSRLPTETIGDLKVGEAVMVVASDSGGSALTAVTMLSGVEPILAAAPSGAPAMTLSPWNMGGGGGADAGGPQ, encoded by the coding sequence ATGGAACCTGTCGCTTTCGCACAGGCTTCTGCAGCGTCGCCTGCCACGCGACAGATCGGCACAGTAAAAGCACTATCGGGTAATACGCTGACCCTGGCTGCGGATGGTGGAGCGCAGGTGTCGGTAACGGTTGCCGATGGAGCGAAGATTCTGCAGCTGGCTCCGGGCAGCACGGATTTGAAAGCGGCGCAGCAGATCACGCTTGGTGATATCACCGTGGGTGATCGTGTACTGGTGACAGGCAAGGGCGCAGACGATGGCTCGTTTGCTGCGGCGCGCGTGATTCTAATGAAGTCGGCGGATATTGCGCAGAAGAACGAGCAGGAAAAAGCGGACTGGCAACGCCGCGGATCGGGCGGCCTGGTCAGTGCTGTCAGCGGATCGACGATCACAGTGACGTCAGGATCGAAAAAGATTTCAGTCGAGACGAGCGGGACGACAAAGTTTCGGCGTTATGCTGCTGACTCGGTGAAGTTCGAAGATGCGAAGCCGGGGACGTTGGCGCAGATTCAGGCAGGCGATCAGCTTCGGGTTCGTGGCGATAAATCCGATGATGGAACGACGATCCAGGCGGAGGAGATTGTCAGTGGATCGTTCAAGAATCTTTCTGGAACTCTGGCGACCGTCAATGCTGCGTCTGGAACACTGACGTTGAAGGATCTTGCAACGAAGAAGATGGTGACGGTGAACGTTACCTCAAACTCCGATCTTCGCAAGCTTCCTCCCGAGATGGCGGCCCGCTTTGCTGCGCGCGAGCGTGGAGGAGCGGCGGCGGGTGCAAATGCGGTGGGAGGAGCCAAGCCGCAGGGCGGTGGAGCTGCCGCACCAGGTGGCGCTGCGAGCGCGGGTTCTTCCGCTGGTCGTGGACCTGGAGGCCCTGCTGGACCCGGTGGGCCTGGAGGCGCAGGGCGTGGCGGCGATCTTTCGCAGATGTTGTCGCGTCTGCCAACGGAGACGATCGGCGATCTGAAGGTTGGGGAAGCGGTGATGGTTGTCGCTTCCGATTCGGGTGGTTCTGCGTTGACAGCGGTCACGATGCTGTCGGGAGTTGAACCGATTTTGGCTGCGGCGCCAAGCGGCGCTCCGGCAATGACGCTCTCGCCGTGGAATATGGGCGGCGGCGGTGGCGCGGATGCTGGTGGACCACAGTAA